Proteins encoded together in one Cyanobium sp. WAJ14-Wanaka window:
- a CDS encoding FUSC family protein: protein MSSQALRDNLRLAATVTVVNGFVAITGLSFGYYAALAVLSVTVGNYGNTLELGRQRLIGTAVGAVVVFFGYRAWCHLPVMVALPLALLLARLIAGSMRLTVGYGVCLFVVVMGWLSHDQQLDSWLTLRLFWTAFGILIALLSLRLFWPSRARIQQRQGLLQLLADLGQTFESMANDHAAALLPIGVRRQKLGQQVRSLRTTLFGMRDQRKGALMELGPLAAQHPHARMWDLLDQTCEALILDLDELRRLQAPKWQEWGLQELEAAGVEFAEQVATRLLQWQVQLSHSHQLPLPPAQPSPILRLDLLKTPTALAAAQQLNAEQLTALASRLMVFNRIDHTLESTEQQWRSIAS from the coding sequence ATGAGTAGCCAAGCCCTAAGGGACAACCTGCGCCTAGCCGCCACGGTGACGGTGGTCAACGGTTTTGTAGCCATCACCGGCCTTTCCTTTGGCTACTACGCCGCCCTAGCGGTGCTGAGTGTGACCGTGGGCAACTACGGCAACACCCTCGAACTGGGGCGCCAACGACTGATTGGCACGGCGGTTGGCGCCGTTGTCGTGTTCTTCGGCTATCGGGCCTGGTGCCATTTGCCAGTGATGGTGGCCCTGCCCCTAGCCCTGCTGCTGGCACGGCTGATCGCAGGCTCAATGCGGCTCACCGTTGGCTACGGCGTCTGCCTTTTTGTGGTGGTGATGGGCTGGCTCAGCCATGACCAGCAGCTCGACAGCTGGTTGACCTTGCGCCTGTTCTGGACGGCCTTCGGCATCCTGATCGCCCTGTTGAGCCTGCGCCTTTTTTGGCCATCGCGGGCCCGCATCCAGCAGCGGCAGGGGCTTCTGCAGCTGCTGGCGGATTTGGGCCAAACCTTTGAGTCGATGGCCAATGACCATGCCGCAGCCCTGCTGCCCATAGGGGTGAGGCGTCAAAAATTGGGCCAGCAGGTTCGCAGCCTGCGAACCACCCTTTTTGGCATGCGCGACCAACGCAAGGGGGCCTTAATGGAGCTAGGGCCCTTGGCCGCCCAACACCCCCATGCCCGGATGTGGGATCTGCTCGACCAGACCTGTGAGGCCCTGATCCTGGATCTCGATGAGCTGCGCCGCCTGCAGGCACCCAAGTGGCAGGAGTGGGGACTCCAGGAACTCGAGGCCGCCGGAGTGGAATTTGCCGAGCAGGTGGCCACAAGGTTGCTGCAGTGGCAGGTACAGCTGAGCCATTCCCACCAGCTGCCCCTGCCGCCCGCCCAGCCAAGCCCCATCCTGCGGCTGGATTTGCTCAAGACACCTACGGCCCTGGCGGCGGCTCAGCAGCTCAACGCCGAGCAGCTGACTGCCCTGGCTTCGAGATTGATGGTGTTCAACCGCATTGACCACACCCTGGAGAGCACCGAACAGCAGTGGCGCTCCATTGCCAGTTGA
- a CDS encoding TolC family protein: MAIRSRALAIFMLGALPVQAAIPAGNQPGLPSQGSGLPSQGKGTELLERNWQKLDAQLRSLDQLLPSEPNQPVADVLSTPPLPANLIKANQPATGPIQPANSVASPPLALPTAQQLKPGSIAGLSLEQALAIAFANSASLQAQREQVAASLASFQASMGSYWPTISAFANGGYERSRSTTTANQPNNNLGFGPLFDPNGLRDSAGQIIPGPFYVPNGGSVAGTSGEWGFEGGLQLNYALLDFARTPTVKAARASLDQQRNTYANQLRSLQLQVSEAYYQLQQDEQLVRVYDANLRNDLLILRDTLDLKQAGLVPRLNVLRRRAIQASDEETLIQALADRAVARRQLAVLLNLPPSITPSASDPIVVQPRWPLDLEASLLAAYRGNPELEAILATRTALAQQSQATAAGLLPKLSLFASGGGNSSQTSLGDFTIGGGGCCGSTALPLSTTTGWDWSVGLSLTWLLFDAGNTAGQVRAFARREAATAQQYAASRNDIRLRIEQAFFNHEASLAKLSSARRGVAAALEAFRDVRLRYLTGLDSELNLSNTQDRLINSLVQRLNATVNVNITYAKLLRELLPMPTDPNLPIKPQLLLGSKQPGQP, from the coding sequence TTGGCGATCCGCTCCCGCGCCCTGGCCATTTTTATGCTTGGGGCACTGCCGGTTCAGGCGGCTATCCCTGCAGGCAATCAACCGGGTTTGCCCAGTCAGGGCTCGGGTTTGCCCAGTCAGGGAAAGGGTACAGAGCTACTCGAGCGCAATTGGCAGAAGCTGGATGCCCAATTACGCAGCCTGGATCAACTGCTGCCCAGTGAGCCAAATCAGCCGGTGGCTGATGTGCTCAGCACCCCGCCGTTGCCCGCCAACCTGATCAAGGCCAACCAACCGGCCACGGGGCCCATCCAGCCAGCCAACTCGGTGGCTAGCCCCCCTTTAGCCCTACCAACAGCCCAACAGCTCAAGCCCGGCAGCATCGCTGGGCTGAGCCTGGAGCAGGCCCTGGCCATCGCCTTTGCCAACAGCGCCAGCCTCCAGGCCCAGCGCGAGCAGGTGGCCGCCTCCCTGGCCAGCTTCCAGGCCTCGATGGGCAGCTATTGGCCGACGATCAGCGCCTTTGCCAATGGCGGCTATGAGCGCAGCCGCAGCACCACCACCGCCAACCAACCAAACAACAACCTGGGCTTTGGACCGCTTTTTGATCCCAATGGTTTGCGCGACTCCGCAGGCCAGATCATTCCCGGCCCCTTTTATGTGCCCAATGGCGGCTCCGTGGCAGGCACGTCCGGTGAATGGGGCTTTGAAGGGGGGTTGCAGCTCAACTACGCACTGCTCGACTTTGCCCGCACCCCCACCGTTAAGGCCGCTAGGGCCAGCCTGGATCAGCAGCGCAACACCTACGCCAACCAGCTGCGCTCCCTACAGCTGCAGGTGAGTGAGGCCTATTACCAGCTCCAGCAGGACGAGCAACTGGTGCGCGTCTACGACGCCAACCTGCGCAACGACCTGCTGATCCTGCGGGACACCCTCGACCTCAAGCAGGCCGGCCTGGTGCCCAGGCTCAATGTGCTGCGCCGCCGCGCCATTCAGGCCTCCGACGAAGAAACCCTGATCCAGGCGCTGGCCGACCGGGCCGTGGCACGGCGCCAGTTGGCCGTGCTGCTCAACCTGCCCCCCTCAATCACCCCTAGCGCCAGCGATCCAATCGTGGTGCAACCCCGCTGGCCGCTGGATCTCGAAGCCAGCCTGTTGGCGGCCTACCGGGGCAATCCCGAATTGGAAGCAATCCTGGCCACCCGCACGGCCCTGGCCCAACAGAGCCAGGCCACCGCTGCTGGCCTGCTGCCAAAACTTTCGCTGTTCGCCAGTGGCGGTGGCAACAGCTCCCAGACCAGCCTGGGCGACTTCACCATTGGTGGCGGTGGCTGTTGCGGCTCCACCGCCCTGCCCCTCTCCACCACCACTGGCTGGGATTGGTCCGTGGGGCTCAGCCTCACCTGGCTGCTGTTTGATGCGGGCAACACCGCAGGCCAGGTAAGGGCCTTTGCGCGAAGGGAGGCGGCCACGGCACAGCAATATGCGGCCAGCCGCAACGACATCCGCCTGCGCATCGAGCAGGCCTTCTTCAACCATGAAGCGAGCTTGGCCAAGCTGAGCTCCGCCCGCCGCGGGGTGGCCGCAGCCCTCGAGGCCTTCCGGGATGTGCGCCTGCGCTACCTGACCGGCCTCGACAGTGAGCTCAATCTCTCCAATACCCAGGATCGTCTGATCAACAGCCTGGTGCAGCGGCTCAATGCGACGGTGAACGTCAACATCACCTACGCCAAATTGCTGAGGGAACTCCTGCCCATGCCCACGGACCCCAACCTGCCAATCAAGCCGCAGTTGCTGTTGGGTAGCAAGCAGCCCGGCCAACCCTGA
- a CDS encoding aromatic acid exporter family protein, whose product MLDFVLSARALKAAIKYGIAAMAAAAISVATNQVEFIWYPLLAVVMCMDETETRVLAASRARVCGTIAGGLVAFLVHLLMGGWIGITVTMLIVVPLLRLLGWGAGMATAIVVVSLLFLVADYNSLDWFYVLNRTVDTLLGVVVSILVSALIWPVNRLAEIRALDSQLRSEIGSRLEAIQQLLKGSGGGAIVKLVPVKSRRLILQLGKLVSDELSANPLGLGLKQRWRQRSILWERINHHSIQVQRLAELLPEGVMAHVSTPWIENLPSLLHPSAGSECSPLPQRQSLVRLADQLRISPLLLLSLDDELQRLVKSIHSLGLAGSTSLARP is encoded by the coding sequence TTGCTCGATTTCGTGCTGTCGGCCCGGGCCCTAAAGGCTGCGATCAAATACGGCATTGCGGCCATGGCGGCGGCGGCAATTTCCGTGGCCACCAACCAGGTGGAGTTCATCTGGTATCCGCTCCTGGCGGTGGTTATGTGCATGGATGAAACCGAAACCAGAGTGCTGGCGGCATCCCGCGCCCGGGTTTGCGGCACCATCGCCGGGGGCCTGGTGGCATTCCTTGTTCACCTCCTGATGGGGGGCTGGATTGGCATCACCGTGACGATGCTGATCGTGGTTCCACTGTTGAGATTGCTGGGTTGGGGTGCGGGTATGGCAACGGCAATCGTTGTGGTTTCACTCCTATTTCTAGTGGCTGATTACAACAGCCTGGATTGGTTCTATGTATTGAATCGCACGGTTGATACCTTGCTTGGGGTGGTGGTGTCTATTTTGGTTAGTGCCTTGATCTGGCCTGTTAACCGACTGGCTGAAATTAGGGCTCTAGATTCCCAACTACGTAGCGAGATTGGTAGCCGTCTTGAAGCTATTCAGCAGCTCCTTAAGGGCTCGGGAGGAGGAGCTATTGTTAAACTAGTACCCGTTAAGTCCCGCCGCTTGATCCTGCAGCTTGGCAAGTTAGTAAGTGATGAATTAAGCGCCAATCCGTTGGGATTGGGTCTAAAGCAGCGCTGGCGCCAGAGAAGCATTCTCTGGGAGCGGATAAATCACCACAGCATTCAGGTGCAGCGCTTGGCGGAGCTGCTGCCCGAGGGAGTGATGGCCCACGTAAGTACCCCCTGGATCGAAAATCTTCCCAGTCTCTTGCATCCCTCTGCTGGTTCGGAGTGCTCCCCCTTGCCCCAGCGCCAGAGCTTGGTGCGCTTAGCTGACCAGCTACGGATTTCTCCCCTGCTGTTGCTTTCCCTAGACGATGAATTACAGCGCTTGGTGAAAAGCATCCATAGCTTGGGGCTGGCGGGCTCAACCTCCTTGGCCCGCCCGTGA
- a CDS encoding FUSC family protein — protein sequence MGHKPLIIKSDLRLALAVGLSAGLLITLGLPYPYYGPMAVGAALGGTLGASRIASIQRMQGTLLGGVIVFISYSTLAQAVPLPVGVGVALASTRLFGGALGLLSGYKVAGLVVAMGWTIHAGNLDSWIPYRLVDTLVGVLVALLVVGAFWPSRALDQHGAISKQLLNDFAEAFRERAQLLRRGDELNADTRITTRNQLLNKIVQIQAKRPEALVELGEDRTGQLLTRLWDLEEQLFSEMISIYRTLLRLPPVPHSSPALQKLVGAEAELFDAVSARLELWSKHWPGGSGLGRILADQSSLHLSQERLEAAEADVFDDPAAMAVLLSSTGGRRAMACHQLLNVVASFEDAWLATF from the coding sequence GTGGGCCATAAACCCCTAATAATTAAAAGTGACCTGCGCCTGGCCCTCGCCGTGGGCCTATCTGCCGGTCTACTAATAACATTAGGATTGCCCTATCCGTATTACGGGCCGATGGCGGTGGGTGCCGCCCTGGGCGGCACGCTGGGGGCAAGTCGCATCGCCTCGATTCAACGGATGCAGGGCACCCTGTTGGGAGGGGTGATTGTATTTATCAGCTACTCCACCTTGGCGCAGGCCGTGCCATTACCCGTTGGGGTGGGCGTGGCGCTTGCCTCCACCCGGCTCTTTGGAGGTGCGTTGGGCTTGCTATCTGGCTACAAGGTGGCCGGATTGGTGGTGGCGATGGGATGGACCATTCATGCCGGCAACCTTGACAGCTGGATCCCATACCGCCTGGTCGACACCTTGGTGGGGGTGTTGGTTGCCCTTTTGGTGGTGGGGGCATTTTGGCCTAGCAGGGCCTTGGATCAGCACGGGGCCATCTCTAAGCAGCTCCTCAATGATTTTGCTGAGGCCTTTAGGGAGCGAGCCCAATTGCTTAGGCGGGGCGATGAACTGAATGCCGATACACGTATCACCACCCGCAACCAGCTGTTGAATAAAATTGTTCAAATACAGGCAAAACGGCCAGAGGCATTGGTCGAGCTGGGTGAAGATCGCACTGGCCAACTACTGACTCGCCTCTGGGATTTGGAGGAGCAACTTTTCAGTGAAATGATCTCGATCTATCGCACCCTGTTGCGGCTCCCGCCCGTTCCGCATTCCAGCCCTGCCTTGCAAAAATTGGTGGGTGCTGAGGCGGAGCTGTTTGATGCGGTGTCTGCGCGGTTGGAGCTCTGGTCTAAGCATTGGCCTGGCGGCTCGGGCTTGGGGCGGATCTTGGCCGATCAATCCAGTCTTCACTTAAGTCAGGAAAGGTTAGAGGCGGCGGAAGCAGATGTCTTTGATGATCCCGCTGCCATGGCAGTGCTGCTATCCAGTACTGGGGGCCGGCGCGCCATGGCCTGCCACCAGTTGCTCAATGTGGTGGCGTCGTTTGAAGATGCTTGGCTGGCAACTTTCTAG
- a CDS encoding SH3 domain-containing protein, whose amino-acid sequence MAHTIARSLMVSALGSALALSGAALPARAYWYGYGWGVEHPAGCWGGPCWNRPALVVSPAPVVVEPVINPAPGVIGAATICTNFQNVILRTGPNQNFAVEAVLANGTPINVLRNQLNGLGQAWSLVQVWGFQGFVPSGHICS is encoded by the coding sequence ATGGCCCACACCATTGCCCGTTCCCTAATGGTCTCAGCGCTGGGATCCGCCTTGGCTTTGTCAGGGGCGGCTCTGCCAGCTCGAGCCTATTGGTATGGCTATGGATGGGGAGTTGAGCATCCGGCGGGGTGCTGGGGAGGCCCCTGCTGGAATCGCCCCGCCCTGGTGGTATCACCCGCGCCTGTTGTGGTGGAGCCCGTGATCAACCCTGCTCCCGGAGTTATCGGCGCTGCCACGATTTGCACCAACTTCCAGAACGTGATCCTGCGCACCGGGCCGAATCAGAACTTTGCGGTTGAGGCAGTGTTGGCTAATGGAACGCCCATAAATGTCCTTAGAAATCAGCTAAACGGCCTGGGCCAGGCTTGGAGCCTGGTGCAGGTATGGGGTTTCCAGGGTTTTGTGCCAAGCGGTCACATTTGCTCCTGA
- a CDS encoding LCP family protein — MKSSQAKRRRKRAKRGPVLLAIAIGLGGGLVLAEPLSNLLNGKGLNNPGLVNPFTAWTGIGSQDILLVGTDVGGGNTDVIAALRVDGDTTRIIQVPRDSYIEAEGYGPNKINSLYSLGGVDLLKRELSRKLGRPISHHILVNLASIRRMADAIGGIDVDVPKRMYYVDNSQGLYIDLQPGVQRLKGRELEGFLRFRHDEMGDIGRIERQQIALRALFQKLTRPEQIVRLPILLSAAGKDLKTDLGPMELGGLITAMGTTHLETKRLGGRPFYRDGLSYWDAEWPKPSSSAAETDPNADRYKFLF, encoded by the coding sequence ATGAAGAGTAGCCAGGCCAAGCGCCGCCGAAAGCGTGCGAAGCGCGGGCCCGTTTTGCTGGCCATTGCCATAGGCCTGGGCGGTGGCCTGGTGCTGGCGGAACCCCTCTCCAACCTGCTAAACGGCAAGGGGCTCAACAATCCTGGCCTGGTCAATCCCTTTACCGCCTGGACCGGCATTGGCAGCCAGGACATCCTGCTAGTTGGCACAGATGTGGGCGGCGGCAATACCGATGTAATTGCGGCATTGAGGGTGGATGGCGACACCACCAGAATCATCCAAGTACCCCGTGATTCCTATATCGAAGCAGAGGGATATGGGCCCAATAAGATCAATTCTCTCTATAGCCTCGGCGGTGTAGATCTCCTAAAGCGCGAACTTTCCCGCAAGCTCGGCCGGCCAATTAGCCACCACATTTTGGTCAATCTGGCATCGATCAGAAGGATGGCTGATGCCATTGGCGGCATCGATGTGGATGTGCCAAAGCGAATGTATTACGTAGACAACAGCCAGGGTCTATATATCGATCTTCAACCCGGAGTCCAGCGGCTAAAAGGTCGCGAACTGGAGGGTTTCCTGCGCTTCCGCCACGATGAAATGGGCGACATTGGCCGCATCGAACGCCAGCAAATTGCCCTGCGCGCCCTTTTCCAAAAACTGACCCGTCCCGAGCAGATTGTGCGGCTGCCAATCCTATTGAGTGCCGCAGGCAAGGACCTTAAAACCGACCTGGGGCCCATGGAATTGGGTGGACTGATCACCGCCATGGGGACCACCCACCTCGAAACCAAGCGGTTGGGCGGGCGCCCCTTTTACCGAGATGGCCTGAGCTATTGGGATGCGGAATGGCCCAAGCCCAGCAGCTCAGCCGCCGAAACCGATCCCAACGCGGATCGCTACAAATTTCTCTTTTAA
- a CDS encoding ABC transporter ATP-binding protein, whose amino-acid sequence MSASNHQQLERPALQRLLTSLRPHRRLVWLAASCSVVNKLLDLAPPVLIGLAVDVVVKQNNSWLAAFGVQSVPGQLAVLAGLSFVIWSGESLFEYLYALLWRNLAQTVQHELRLEAYDHLQQLEMAFFERGSTGQLLAILNDDINQLERFLDQGANEILQLVTTVLAVGGAMVVLSPTVAGVSFLPIPVILWGSLRFQNKLAPRYREVRERSGDLASLLSNNLGGMLTIKSYAAEAWELNRLGQQSQAYRLSNGRAIRLSAAFVPLIRFAILFAFIAILVIGGLQAWRGDIAIGTYSFLIFITQRLLWPLTTLGRTLDDYQRAMASTTRVLDLLDSPIRIPSGQATLAPHQVRGSLRFEAVNFAYDGRETLLQNFNLEIPAGSTVGIVGATGSGKSTIVKLLLRLYEIQAGAIYLDEQPIENLRLADLRRSIGLVSQEVFLFHGSVAENIAYGSFEAPRAAIEAAAEAAEAASFIEDLPEGYDTVVGERGQRLSGGQRQRIALARAILKDPPVLVLDEATAAVDNETEAAIQRSLERITATRTTLVIAHRLSTVRHADRIVVMENGQIVESGSHESLIRQQGAYANLWRVQAGLRPDEMLVD is encoded by the coding sequence GTGTCAGCGTCCAACCACCAGCAACTGGAGAGGCCAGCCCTACAGCGCCTGCTTACAAGCCTGCGTCCGCACCGACGGCTGGTCTGGCTGGCGGCCAGCTGCTCGGTGGTCAACAAGCTGTTGGATCTGGCTCCACCGGTGCTGATTGGCCTGGCCGTGGATGTGGTGGTCAAGCAAAACAACTCCTGGCTGGCGGCCTTTGGCGTCCAGTCGGTGCCAGGTCAGCTGGCGGTGCTGGCCGGGCTCTCGTTTGTGATCTGGAGCGGCGAATCCCTATTCGAATACCTCTACGCCCTGCTCTGGCGCAACCTTGCCCAAACCGTGCAACACGAGCTGCGGCTTGAGGCCTACGACCATTTGCAGCAGCTGGAGATGGCCTTCTTCGAGCGGGGCAGCACGGGCCAACTGCTGGCGATCCTCAACGACGACATCAACCAGCTGGAGCGCTTCCTGGATCAAGGGGCCAATGAAATCCTGCAGCTGGTCACCACCGTGCTGGCCGTGGGTGGGGCCATGGTGGTGCTCTCCCCCACCGTGGCAGGGGTTTCCTTCCTGCCGATTCCCGTAATTCTCTGGGGATCGCTGCGTTTTCAAAACAAGCTCGCACCCCGCTACCGGGAAGTGCGGGAGCGCTCCGGCGACCTGGCCAGCCTTTTGAGCAACAACCTGGGCGGCATGCTCACGATCAAGAGCTATGCGGCAGAGGCCTGGGAACTAAACCGCCTCGGCCAGCAGAGCCAGGCCTATCGACTCAGCAACGGCCGGGCGATTCGCCTCTCTGCGGCATTTGTGCCCCTGATTCGTTTCGCAATCCTGTTTGCCTTTATCGCCATCCTGGTGATCGGTGGCCTCCAGGCCTGGCGAGGGGACATCGCCATCGGCACTTACAGCTTTTTGATTTTCATCACCCAAAGGCTGCTCTGGCCGCTCACCACCCTGGGGCGAACCCTGGATGATTACCAGCGGGCGATGGCCTCGACCACCCGGGTGTTGGACCTGCTCGACAGCCCCATCCGCATACCCAGTGGCCAGGCCACCCTGGCGCCCCATCAGGTGCGGGGCAGCCTGCGCTTTGAGGCGGTCAATTTCGCCTACGACGGCCGCGAAACCCTGCTGCAGAACTTCAATTTAGAAATTCCCGCCGGCAGCACCGTGGGGATTGTGGGCGCCACCGGCTCGGGCAAGAGCACGATCGTGAAGCTGCTGCTCAGGCTTTATGAAATCCAGGCTGGGGCCATCTATCTAGATGAACAACCGATCGAAAATCTGCGCCTCGCCGACCTGCGCCGTTCGATTGGCCTGGTGAGCCAGGAGGTGTTTTTGTTCCACGGCAGCGTGGCCGAAAACATTGCCTACGGCAGTTTCGAAGCCCCCAGGGCTGCCATCGAAGCAGCTGCTGAGGCCGCCGAAGCCGCCAGCTTCATTGAAGACCTGCCCGAGGGTTACGACACGGTGGTGGGAGAAAGGGGCCAACGGCTCTCCGGTGGCCAACGCCAACGCATTGCCCTGGCCCGGGCCATCCTCAAGGACCCGCCAGTGCTGGTACTGGATGAAGCCACCGCAGCGGTAGATAACGAAACCGAAGCCGCAATCCAGCGTTCCCTGGAGCGAATTACGGCCACCCGCACCACCCTGGTGATCGCCCACCGCCTCAGCACCGTGCGCCACGCAGATCGAATTGTGGTGATGGAGAACGGCCAAATTGTGGAAAGCGGCAGCCACGAGTCCCTGATTCGCCAGCAGGGGGCCTATGCCAATCTCTGGCGGGTACAGGCGGGCCTACGCCCTGACGAAATGCTGGTGGACTAG
- a CDS encoding DEAD/DEAH box helicase, producing MTEISNGGSLGCAVDVDARLDSESTSSLPAPAVGAAAGFSRFGFGPELMKALVDVGYQEPSPIQKAAIPELMLGRDLVGQAQTGTGKTAAFALPMLAALDPEQRKPQVLVLAPTRELALQVAEAFNSYAAHLPHVRVLAIYGGADFRDQIHQLRRGVQVVVGTPGRVMDHMRQGTLDLSSLRALVLDEADEMLRMGFIDDVEWVLTQLPEKRQVVLFSATMPNEIRRISQKYLNSPAEVTIKQKASDASLIRQRYLMVHAPHKLAALERVLESERSEGVIIFARTKAITMSVAESLEQHGYDVAVLNGDVPQAQRERTIERLRQGQLEVLVATDVAARGLDVERISLVINYDIPFDSEAYVHRIGRTGRAGRTGDAILFLTPRERRFLGGMERAVGKAIEPMDVPNNATINQNRLDRLRSKLTENLQTPSSSTEELALLSEILQRVGQEQSCSPEQLALAALELSLAGKPLLIQGEDNFDQVRQNGPSRSRDGGREFGRDGGREMGRDGGRDGGRDGGRDGGRGPRGERPMGPPEDHMERFRVEVGWRDRIKPGNIVGAIANEAGITGRSIGRIQIFDTHSTVDLPKGMPDDVFQGLRQLRVMNKALQITRLAE from the coding sequence GTGACCGAAATTTCTAATGGCGGCAGCCTTGGCTGTGCCGTCGATGTTGATGCGCGACTTGATAGCGAGTCGACCTCATCTTTGCCAGCCCCAGCCGTAGGGGCTGCGGCCGGTTTTAGCCGTTTTGGCTTTGGCCCTGAATTGATGAAGGCCCTGGTCGATGTTGGCTATCAGGAGCCTTCACCGATCCAAAAGGCTGCCATTCCCGAGCTGATGCTTGGCCGCGATCTGGTGGGCCAAGCCCAGACAGGCACCGGCAAAACGGCAGCCTTTGCCCTGCCAATGCTGGCGGCCCTCGATCCCGAACAACGCAAACCCCAGGTGCTGGTGCTGGCCCCCACCCGGGAACTGGCCCTACAGGTGGCAGAAGCCTTCAACAGCTATGCCGCCCACCTGCCCCATGTGAGGGTTCTAGCGATCTACGGCGGTGCCGATTTTCGCGACCAAATCCATCAATTGCGCCGCGGCGTACAGGTTGTGGTCGGCACCCCAGGCCGGGTGATGGACCACATGCGGCAGGGCACCCTCGATCTCTCTTCCCTGCGGGCCCTTGTCCTCGACGAGGCAGATGAAATGCTGCGGATGGGCTTCATCGACGACGTCGAGTGGGTGTTGACCCAGCTGCCCGAGAAACGTCAGGTGGTGCTGTTTTCAGCCACCATGCCCAACGAAATTCGGCGCATTTCCCAGAAATACCTCAATTCCCCCGCCGAGGTAACGATCAAGCAGAAGGCGTCAGACGCCAGCCTCATCCGTCAGCGCTATCTGATGGTCCATGCACCGCACAAGCTGGCGGCCCTGGAGCGGGTGCTGGAGTCAGAACGCAGTGAGGGGGTAATTATTTTTGCCCGCACCAAGGCGATCACCATGTCGGTGGCCGAATCCCTGGAGCAACACGGCTACGACGTTGCCGTTCTCAACGGCGACGTGCCCCAGGCCCAACGGGAGCGCACGATCGAGCGGCTTCGCCAGGGCCAACTGGAGGTGCTGGTGGCCACCGACGTGGCAGCTCGGGGCCTGGATGTGGAACGCATCAGCCTGGTGATCAACTACGACATCCCCTTCGATTCGGAGGCCTATGTGCACCGCATCGGCCGCACCGGTCGGGCTGGCCGCACCGGTGACGCGATCCTCTTCCTCACCCCCCGGGAGCGCCGCTTCCTAGGGGGCATGGAGCGGGCCGTAGGCAAGGCCATCGAACCGATGGATGTGCCCAATAACGCCACCATCAACCAAAACAGGCTCGATCGCCTGCGCAGCAAGCTCACGGAAAACCTGCAAACCCCGAGCAGCAGCACCGAAGAGTTGGCCCTCCTCAGCGAGATCCTGCAAAGGGTTGGCCAGGAGCAGTCCTGCAGCCCTGAGCAGCTCGCCCTGGCGGCCCTGGAGCTCAGCCTGGCTGGCAAACCCCTGCTGATCCAGGGCGAAGACAACTTCGACCAGGTGCGTCAAAACGGTCCTAGCCGCTCCCGCGATGGCGGCAGGGAATTCGGCCGTGATGGCGGCCGCGAAATGGGCAGGGATGGGGGCCGGGACGGAGGTCGTGATGGGGGCCGGGATGGGGGCAGGGGTCCCCGCGGCGAGCGCCCGATGGGCCCGCCGGAAGATCACATGGAGCGCTTCCGCGTCGAAGTGGGCTGGAGAGACCGCATCAAGCCCGGCAACATTGTTGGCGCGATCGCCAATGAAGCTGGCATAACCGGCCGCTCGATTGGCCGCATTCAGATCTTCGACACCCACAGCACCGTGGACCTGCCCAAGGGCATGCCCGACGATGTCTTCCAGGGCCTGCGTCAACTGAGGGTGATGAACAAAGCCCTGCAGATCACCCGCCTAGCTGAATAG
- a CDS encoding phosphomannose isomerase type II C-terminal cupin domain — translation MDSIGNRIERPWGWFESLGSGQGPGNEEGYLVKRLLIRSGARISLQRHRHRCEHWVVVAGNGSLQVADTNLEARAGTTVFIPVGAIHRASAGSQDLLIVEVQRGIELREDDIERLADDFGRMPSDKI, via the coding sequence ATGGATTCAATTGGCAACCGAATTGAACGGCCCTGGGGCTGGTTTGAAAGCCTGGGGAGTGGCCAAGGGCCAGGCAATGAAGAGGGCTATTTGGTCAAGCGCCTGTTGATACGCAGTGGCGCCCGCATCAGCCTGCAACGCCACCGCCATCGCTGCGAGCACTGGGTGGTGGTAGCTGGCAATGGCAGCTTGCAGGTGGCCGACACCAACCTGGAGGCCAGGGCCGGCACCACGGTTTTCATTCCCGTTGGCGCCATCCATCGGGCCAGTGCCGGCAGCCAGGACCTACTGATCGTGGAAGTGCAGCGCGGCATCGAGCTGCGGGAGGACGACATCGAACGGCTGGCCGATGACTTTGGCCGGATGCCGAGTGATAAGATTTGA